GCTTGCGGTTGGTTACTTTTGACCGGAGTTCTGCGCAGGGTGAGAAGATGGCTTTTGATGCTGTGGGGGTTGATAACTGGCAGGGGATGTATATTGCAACCAGGCATCTTCTGGGGTTGGGGCATAGGCGGATAGGTTTTGTGTCCGGCCCAATAAAGACTATAAGCCGTATCAATCGTCTTGAAGGTTATAAAAAAGCTTTGATTGATGCTGGGATTGAGCCTGATCCAGATATTATTTGGCAGATGGATGTCTCTGCAGGCTATGGTGATTCTGATGCTATACGGATAGGCAGGAAGGCAACACAACAACTATTGGCTTCTCCTAACCCGCCTACTGCAATTGTGGCTATAAATGCAATGTTTGCCATGGGTGTTTATTCTGGGGCAAGAGAAATGGGTGTTTCCATCCCCGATGAGCTTTCTGTTGTAGGGTTTGATGACATAGATTTGGCTGAGATTGTAAATCCTCCTCTCACAACAATAAGGCAGCCTCTGGCAGATATGGCTTCAAAGGCTGTGGAGCTTCTTGTCAACAGGCTGGATGGGAAGCATGACGGGGATGGTATCTGTCACACTTTCCCTGCGGAGCTTGTTGTTAGGCATTCTACGGATAAACCAAAGGCGAGATAGAGCCTTTGTTTATAGATATAAAATAATTTTACGGAGGATTTAAATGAAGAAGATCGATTTGTCTGGTAAAACTGCTTTTGTTACCGGAGGAGGTGTTGGTATTGGGGCAGGTATAGCTCATGCTTTGGCAGAATCAGGAGCAAAGGTGGCTATTACCTATTATTCCCATCGAGAAAATGCTGAGAAAACAGCAGATGAAATAAAGCAAAAAGGTGGAGAGGCTGTCATATTTAAACTGGATGCTTCTAACAGTGATGAGGTCAACAAGGTTGTTCCCGAGGTGGCAAAAGCACTTGGCGGGAAAATAGATATTCTTGTCAATAATGCTGGCCATCTGATAGGTAGAGTGGATGTTTCTGAGATGAGCGATGAGCATTGGCATAAGGTTATAGATACCAACCTGAGCAGTGCTTTTTATGTAACTCGTGCTGTTCTGCCTTTTATGCCTGAGGGGGGCAGAATAGTTAATATGGCTTCCCTTGCTGCTAGAAATGGTGGTGGTAACGGGGCTGTTGCTTATGCAGCTTCTAAAGCAGGAATATTGGGTTTTACAAGAGGTCTCTCTAAAGAACTTGCACCTAGGAAAATAACAGTCAATGCCCTTGCCCCTGGATTTATAGTAAATACTCCTTTCCACGAGACTTTTACAGGACAGGATAAATACGATGGTATTATTCAGCGTATTCCTCTGCAGCGTGCAGGAACTCCTGCTGATGTTGCCGGTGCAGTGCTGTATTTTGTTTCCGATCTCGGTGCATGGGTAACAGGTCAGGTTGCAGAGATTAATGGTGGTTCTTGGTTTATATAGGATGGTTGCTTTATGAAGCTTTTTGGACATCTTAATTGGGATTACATCACAGATATTTCTTCTCGTGATTCTTGGCGTAAGGCTATTCTGGATAACTTTCGTAGTCGTTGCGAAAGTCTGCTGTTGCAGAATCTGGATGTTCCATCTTCCCCTGGTGGATGGATGCATCAGTATATCTGTCCTGAGGATGGTAATCCTCTTGTTTATACTCAAGAAGCTTCAAATCCTTATAGCTGTCCTCAGGGGCATCTTGTAGATGCCCCTGAGCTCGGCTCTGCCTGGTTGGCTCTTAGACATCGTGAGCTTGCCGATGTGGCAAGGGATTTGGCCTTGGGTGGTTATGTGTATTCGGATAAACGCTTTTCTCGTGCTGCTTTATCCGTGCTTATGGCATATGCTGAGAAATATGCTACCTTTGATAGTGGTTCAAACGCTCCTTCTTGGATGCTTAAAGGTAAAGTCTTTCATCAGGCTTTGACAGAGGCATTATGGTCTGTTTCTATTATTTATGCCTTTGACTTGCTGCAGTCTGCTATGAGTGATTCCGAAAAATCTTTTTTAGAAAAACGTTTGTTGGAGCCTATAGCTGCTACCTTGGCCGAGGCTCATGATAAACTTATATCACAAAATAAGGTAGAGAGTAACTATACAGCATGGCTGATTGCAGTATTGGGTTGTTTGGGATTCTTGCTGGGAAATGATGAGCTTGTGTCTAGGGCCATAGATGGTCCGGGAGGCTTCCGCAGGCATCTTGATATGGCTGTTTTGAGTGACGGTTTTGAATACGAGGGTTCTTTGTATTATCATAATTTTGTTGTTTTGGCTTATTGTATTCTTGCCGAGGCATCTCTAAGTAATGGTATTGATCTCTATTCTGTTTATGGAACAGGTAGTCAAAATATAGAAAAAATGTGGGATGCTACTGCTTCTGTGTTTTATCCTGATGGTTCTTATCCTGCTCTTAATGACGGA
This sequence is a window from Spirochaetia bacterium 38H-sp. Protein-coding genes within it:
- a CDS encoding heparinase II/III family protein — its product is MKLFGHLNWDYITDISSRDSWRKAILDNFRSRCESLLLQNLDVPSSPGGWMHQYICPEDGNPLVYTQEASNPYSCPQGHLVDAPELGSAWLALRHRELADVARDLALGGYVYSDKRFSRAALSVLMAYAEKYATFDSGSNAPSWMLKGKVFHQALTEALWSVSIIYAFDLLQSAMSDSEKSFLEKRLLEPIAATLAEAHDKLISQNKVESNYTAWLIAVLGCLGFLLGNDELVSRAIDGPGGFRRHLDMAVLSDGFEYEGSLYYHNFVVLAYCILAEASLSNGIDLYSVYGTGSQNIEKMWDATASVFYPDGSYPALNDGAYWIDGGYWKGSLLDMELTYVYEIASSRTGKSRYYWLLDRLYRRRKINRCEYWAVLYATSDIAESESSFPSIEVFKDSGIGVLRDKENTQVATLVFGVDGGSHTHHDRLALYLWPWSLDPGTPPYGWHGRQHWYKHSVAHNAIVIDGESQRIPTKRPKLSYDGNSITVSSDDLYDGVFIERRVALADLGIKDSVFVSADKERVVEWIFYSDGEWDLSHFTTLDEPITISDEYPASFMSKIADGLSGMQLETKVFYEERVYNISINATKTFSSFLVASPGLAASPSKPRKALVLRFDTSDVRIDTLFAGGRLHG
- a CDS encoding LacI family DNA-binding transcriptional regulator, producing MKKKITISDVAREAGVSISTVSNYLNGREELLRPDTRKRVERAISDLEYRPNPVARQLKTGNSPFIGLIVPSVANPFYGVFAQYVESAAAELGYHVLLGNCSRDPGKEKEFAEQLFNYGVRGVVFGSSLVDVSYLSDLIKEGLRLVTFDRSSAQGEKMAFDAVGVDNWQGMYIATRHLLGLGHRRIGFVSGPIKTISRINRLEGYKKALIDAGIEPDPDIIWQMDVSAGYGDSDAIRIGRKATQQLLASPNPPTAIVAINAMFAMGVYSGAREMGVSIPDELSVVGFDDIDLAEIVNPPLTTIRQPLADMASKAVELLVNRLDGKHDGDGICHTFPAELVVRHSTDKPKAR
- the fabG gene encoding 3-oxoacyl-ACP reductase FabG, whose protein sequence is MKKIDLSGKTAFVTGGGVGIGAGIAHALAESGAKVAITYYSHRENAEKTADEIKQKGGEAVIFKLDASNSDEVNKVVPEVAKALGGKIDILVNNAGHLIGRVDVSEMSDEHWHKVIDTNLSSAFYVTRAVLPFMPEGGRIVNMASLAARNGGGNGAVAYAASKAGILGFTRGLSKELAPRKITVNALAPGFIVNTPFHETFTGQDKYDGIIQRIPLQRAGTPADVAGAVLYFVSDLGAWVTGQVAEINGGSWFI